From the Winogradskyella forsetii genome, the window TCTTGGTCTTCTATAAATTTAGTTATACCTTCAAAATTGGTCATTAATTTTGACTTAAAATCAATCTCAATATTACCTTTAGAATAGATGTCGTCAGTATAATTTGCAACATGAAAATCATTCAGTTGCCATTCTGGCAATCCGCCATCTAAAACTGCAACAGCCTTAAATCCAAAAACCTTAAACAACCACCACGCTCTAGCACTTGAGTATATACCTTTATCATTATATACTACAATAATAGAATCCTTATTTATGCCAAGATTTTGTGCTTCTTTTTCAAACTGATCTTTTGAAGGTAAGGTGCTCGGAAATGGTGCAGAAGTATCACTAAATTTTTGTTTAATATCGAAGAATCTGGCGTTCGGAATTCTTATTGCAGTGTCATCTACTTCTTTATTGATAGTAGCATCCAAGATGATCAAATTTGACGCATTCATATTTGTATGAAGCCAATCTATTGAAACTAAATTTGAAATTTG encodes:
- a CDS encoding sulfurtransferase — protein: MIEKNQISNLVSIDWLHTNMNASNLIILDATINKEVDDTAIRIPNARFFDIKQKFSDTSAPFPSTLPSKDQFEKEAQNLGINKDSIIVVYNDKGIYSSARAWWLFKVFGFKAVAVLDGGLPEWQLNDFHVANYTDDIYSKGNIEIDFKSKLMTNFEGITKFIEDQEAQIIDARSEARFKCLVDEPRAGLRRGTIPNSINLPYNELFEGNTFKSIDQLSIIFSNLEMGKNKRTLVFSCGSGITACILALAATLCNYKNLVVYDGSWTEYGSLIE